In Phycisphaerae bacterium RAS2, the DNA window CTCAGTTGAATCGGTGAGTGATTGTTCTCGCTTGCTCAGGATTGTCTGTCCCACGTTATCGCCATTGCGAATCGCAGGCCGTTGCATCGCGAGCCATCGCAGCCGCCTTCGAGCAGCATCCTCGTCTCCCTGCGTTGCAAATTGCCAGAGCCTCCGACGAACAACCGTCACAAAGAGCCCGCACGGATTCCGCGTACCGATTGTCTTGGCGTGCTCCGCCGCCGCGAAGAAGCGAAGCCGATCACACTCAGAGGTGCTCACGAGCCTCGCGATGACTGCCTGTCTAAAAAGCTCCAGGAGCCGCGTTGGATCTCGGAGGTCCTCAGCCACCACGTGCCGAAGCGTCGGTTGTGTTCCCCTTCCATTTTGTTTGAAAACACCAGCCGGCCCGTGCGCGGGTTTCTGGTGTTGATCAAATCTCGAAGAGAGTTTCTTGTCTTTATAAGGGGGTGCTGATCCGGTGGTGGAAAACGCCGGAGGGGGTGATCGTTTGCCATCCAGACTCTTGTCATTTCTCGACCACTCAAGGTTGATTCGCATGCGCTGACCGAACCTGTTGAGGTAGGTTTGACCGCAGACGACCGGCAGTAGCCAACCGATGCTCACAAGATGTTGCCGAGCCGACTTGACGTTGCGAAGGCTCACGCCAAAAACCTCCGTAATCCACGAAGCCTTGCATGACCCCTCCGGTTCGCAGCGACCGTTTCGGTAGTAGAGGCAGCGAAGGAGGTGTCCCAAGATGGTTGCAATCACCACGCGCCTCGCACCGCCCGCGATCAGGCGGACGATGCGACGCGGCACCGGCACCAGCCGCCGATGATTAGCGACATGCTCGCACATTCGGTCATAATCTGGATCAACCAGCGAATCGTCACACTTCGGCACCGTGATGCACGATTCGCCCCAGATGACAAGCCTCGATTTTTCGAGCCGACGCACCGCGTGGCGAAGGTGCTCGCCTCCTGCCCCGCCGACCAGTGACCGAATTTCATCGATGCGGTATTTCGGACGAATGCCCTTTGTAGCCACGCAGCGCCTCGCCACAAGCTCAAGGCATGCAAACCATACCCGGAGGTCTAACAAGTGAAGATCGCCTCGCCTATAAGCCGCCCAGGCCCTTGAAAGTAATGTTCCAGAGACCAGGCAGAATCCGCCAGCCGGTTTTCGCGGTGAGGCATCCCCTGCCCCGCTTAATTTTGATTCCATGAGTTCCCTCGTTTGATACACGGAGAGCGTTTGCCCGAGATTCCGGGCGGCGTGAGGTACACGACATCGATGCAGCGATGAGAAAACTCTTGACGGAGTCGAAGGGCGCGGGCTAAGTTGAACTTGCGAGATTCACTTGGCCTTGCGATCTTCGGCCCTGCCGCAGATTCTCAAGCTACGAAAAGAGGCGACCCAACGGTCGCTTTTTTCGTTTTTGGTGTTCGCGCTACGTCATACGCTCTCCTGCGATTGCACGGCGCCGGGCGGGAACAATTTCCCGCCCCTTCCGCCGATCATCCCAGCTCTTGCACGCCTGCAACTGCCTGACAAGACACAATCTTCTGCATGCACTACCGAATCCCCGCATGCCGGAATGCGGGGATTCAGGAATGCGGGAGTTCGCGCACGCGGGCACCCAGGATTGCAGGCATGCGGGAGCGATTCCGCCAGAAAATACCATCTTGTTCAAATACTTGATTCATGATGGAACGAAGGAATGCGGGCGCGCGGGCGTTCGGGCAGGCCCGAACGCGGGCCAGCAGCCATGCGGGCATTCCTGCAGGCGGGATAGGAAGCAGTGGAGGCAAGCATGACGAATTCAAATCAACAGGGCGTGGCGATCGCCGTGGGAAACCAGAAGGGCGGTGTAGGGAAGACCACCAACACCGTTCACATTGCCGCGGCACTTGGACAACAGGGATTTCACTGCCTGATCATGGACCTCGATCCTGCGGCAGGGGCGACGAAGCACTTGGGCATTCCCGTCAATAGTTTCGCAGGGGCACTGGAGCTTCTCACCACCGATGAGACGGTGGAGACTCTCGCCATTGCCGAAAACATGCCGCAAAACGTACATCTTGTTCCATCGAGGCCCCAGCTCAGCGAAATCGACAACCTCGTTTCCAAGTACGTGGATCGCACCCGGATTCTTGAACGTCCCATCGAGCAGGCGAGGGCGAAGTACGACTTCATTTTCCTTGACACCGGACCATCGGCCGCTTTCACCACCACCGTCGCGGCCTACTCGACCGCCGAATGGTTCTTGCTATCGGCCTTTCCGCATCCGCTTTCACTCGGCGGATTGACCGAGGCCTTCAACGACATCGCCGACGTTCGCAAGCATCGCAACCCCGGCCTGGAGGTTTTGGGCGTTGTGTTCACCAATGTCGATCGGCGGGCCACGAAACTTCGCGCTCAACTGGAGGACGTGGTGAATGAGGCACTTCCCGGGCGGCGCTTCGACACATCGATCTCGCAGGCCGTGATCCTTCCCGATGCCTCGGGACGCGGAAAGACGCTCTTTCAGTTTCCCAAGTTCGAGAACATTCCAGTTGCTCAGCAATATCTGCGGCTCTCGATAGAGGTCGAACACCGCGTGCGACATCGGGAGGAGTTTCTGCAGGGCATGCTGGGGGCTCCGCCCTTCGCCGCTTTCGACATGCCCGACAGCGAGGCCGAGCAGGTCGCACCGGCATTGGCAGCCAACGAATAGGTGAGGGGATATGGCCAAACCGCTCCGCACATTGCCCCCTTCATCATCCATCGCGAGGCTCTTCGACCTCGACGCCGCCGCACGAGCCGTCGCAGCGCCGGTCGTGACGCGAGAGACGACGGACAGCCAACCAGCGCAACAACCAGAGCCAGTCCTGTCAGCCAGAATTTCCGCCAGCCCGGCTCCAGCGATCGCTACTCGACACATCAAGCGCGAATTCGTATTCACGCCCGCATCGGAGGCCACCTTCTCGCAACTCGTCGAGATCTACCGGCGAAGCACGGGAACAAAGCTCACCGCGAGTCACGTCGCCCGTGCTTTGATGAAGGGCGTCGCTCACTGCATGGAGTACCTCGAAAAGGAAGCCAAGCGAATCGGACCGCTGAAATTGCCCTCCAATGCACGCGGAAAGGAGTTCGAGCGAGATCGCTTTGAGGCCCGAATCGCCGATGCCTTCATCACGGGTATCCGCTCCGCGCCCGCAATCGACCGTGAATGATTTCGGCCAACGCGCGGCATGCGCTTGATTCGAGATTCACCGGTCGTAATCTGTTGGGCATGAATCCAAGCACACAGGCGCCATCGCCGTTTTTTCACTGGCTCTCCGTAAACCAGATACGTAAGATGCAGCGGATGCGCCGCCAGACTGTGATTCTTGCCATGGAATCCGGCGAGCTTCCGTTCGAGCGCCGTGGACGGATTCGCTACGCTCGGCTCGCCGACGTTCTCGCCTGGGAGGAACGCCGTCTTTCGCATCCCACAACACTCAGCGCATTCCCTATCCATCCCGATCTCGCCGACCTTGCTGGATAGCCGACACGCATCAACTCGCCGAAGACGCCCTCAACCTGCCCGCCATTTCTGCAATTCGTCTGGCGAAGCGGGCTTGATTGCGATATAATTATCTAAAGAGGCGCTCGATGCAGATGCTAAGTTTCCCAGGACCCATTGAAGAGACGCTAAAAAAGGCGTTCGGGCAGGACCTCGACCAAGCCGCGCTGGAAGCGCTGGCGATCGAGGGCTATCGCTCCGCCAAACTCACCGCGGGCGAAGTAGCCAAGATTCTGGGACTTGCAACCTCCATCGAGGCCGTCGATTGGCTTGGCCGTCACGGCGTCGCCCTTAACTATTCGCTCGAAGACCTGGAGCAGGACCGAGCGACCTTAGCGAAGCACTTCCCCGAGATGGCGCGATGATCGTTGTGTCCGACGCGAGCCCGCTGAATGTGCTCGTTCGAATCGGATACATTGACACCCTTCCGAAGCTCTTTCAGGTTGTTTTCATTCCCCCCGCCGTCGCCGCAGAACTCACCCATGCCGGGACGCCCGAGCCCGTTCGAAGCTGGCTCGCCTCAAAGCCCTCGTGGCTGACGATCAAAGCACCGACCCGCATCGATGCCACGCTGGAATTCGACGACGCGGGAGAACGCGAAGCGATCAGTCTTGCCCTGGAGATCAAGGCTGACCTCTTGCTCGCCGACGACCGCAAGGCCCGCAAGGCGGCGCTCGCCCGCGGCCTCGCCATCACCGGAGCGGTCGGCGTTCTCGAAGCCGCTTCCGCCAAGGGCCTTCTCGACCTTTCCGAAGCCTTCAAGCGACTCCGGACCACCGACTTCATCATCGCAGATAGCATTCTCGCCGAAGCGCTGCGGCGCGATGCCGCTCGAAAAGGCATCACTTAAGCCGACTCCCGTCGGCGCCGGTTAAAGGCACTCCATTCGACCGCTGACAGGGTTGTTCACTTGACGCGACGGAATCTCAGGCGACCACGGCCCCCGGTGCCATCGATGTCAATCTGGCGTGCGATAATGCCGCCGGACTGGCTGCTGCACTTGCCAATACGCCCGTATTCAGCGACGAGTGTACGGCGCCAAACCTCTTGGCAGCACGCCTTTTTTGGAACATCCGAGGGCTTGACCCTTTTTCTGTTCCGGCCGATGATTATGGCATGAGGAAGATTTGGGCCTTATTCATAGGTCTTTGGACGCTGCTTGCCGCGCCCTCGCTTTGCACGGCGGGCGTCCTCGCACACCCATGCGACTGCGGCCAAGCGGACTCATGTTCGCACGAGTCGGAATGCGAGCAAGATCCTTGTTCATCCTTAGTCGCGATCAAGGACGGCAGCCAGACCGTCGCGAAGGCCATCGTCCCCGACTTCGTCGCTCAGGTCTCATTCCTTTTGGTGCATCCGTCAACCTACTTCGGACACCAGGCACCCTTTCGTCCTCCCGAGGACGCCCTATCACTCTGGCACGGGCGACCATTTCCGCCCAGCGAACTGCCCCTTCTGATCTGATTTCCCAGCTCAATATGTAGTGCGCGTCACCACGGCGATAAATCGTCGCTTGTGGGCGGCGGTCTAGTTTCGCGTTCTGCTGCGTGCGTTTTTGGGAGTCAGATTGAATGAATGGTTTATCGTTTGCAAAGACCTTGATTGGAAGCATCGGCGCGTGCTCGCTCATTTGCGGCTGTGCAGCTGTTAACGCCGCACACGATTACGCGAGGGCTCGCCAGACGATCATGGACGCCACGGGGAGCAGCTCTGTCTTTGAGCCCGAGGAGGCCGGTGTGGTGACTGCGGCAGTTTCAGAGAGGATAGCCGACGGCATCACAACCGACGAAGCAGTCGAAATCTGCCTGCTTAACAATCCCTCGCTTCAAGCCGCGTTTCTAAACGTCGGCATCGCTCGTGCTGACCTTGTGCAGTCGGGCCTACTCTCTAACCCAACGCTCGCTCTTTCAATCGCGTTTCCGGAAGGCGGCGGACGAAGCAACATCCAGGCAACGCTTGCCCAGAGCATCGTCGATCTGTGGCAGATACCCGTGCGAAAGCGGCAAGCGGCCCGCTCGCTCGACGCCGCGATTCTTGATCTGGCAAGGCAAGCAGCACAAATAGCAATTGATACGAAAGCCGGGTACTACTCTGCCGTCGCAGCGGACCAGACGCTCCTCATTGCACGAGAAAACCTCCAACTCGCCGAGCAACTTCTGGAAGCCGCCCAGGCCCGTCAGCAGGCAGGGACCGTTGGGGAACTCGATGTTAATCTTGTCCGCGGCACGCTCTATTCCGCCGAGCTTGAAACCCAGCGCGCACGTCTCGAATCAAGCACCGCCCGCCGCCGGCTTGCGATTCTTCTCGGGCTAACCGATGTAGCACAGACCCTTGTACTGACCACGCCGATTTCGATTGAAACGCCAACTCCGCTTGATGCTGAGCGCATCACCGACTTAGCCCTGGCGAGTCGGCTGGATGTCCAGGCCAGTCGGCAAGAGATCGAAGCCAACCGAGCCCGCGTGGACCTTGAGTATCGAAAGATCTTCCCAGACATCTCCATCGGAGCGTATCTGGAGCGAAACGAACGCCGCGCGTTGCCGGGCCGAAACATTGCTGCCGATACAGCCCGCGCCAGTGTCGCGGCCGGTCAGCTTACCGCTCCCGAAATCCAGTCACGTGGCCAGAGGGAGCAAGAGCGAAGTCAAGAGATCGATTCGATTTTTGGACCTGCATTTAACCTGACACTGCCAATCTTTGATCAGAACCAAGCACAGATCGCCAAGGCGAGGTTTTCGTATGAGCAGGCCCTGAAACAACTCGAAGCGATTGAGCGTAGTGTCATCCAGCAAGTCCGCCAAGGGGTCGACCAGGCCGAGACTGCCCGAAGCGTCGCTGAGTATTTCCGAGGAAAACTCCTACCTCAAGCCCAATCGAACCTGGATCTCTCGCGAGAGTCTTACGCGGCTGGGCGAGCTTCCCTCATCGTGCTGCTTGACGCGCAGCGGGTCCTGCTCGCAACTCGTCGCGATGCCATCGCGGCCGAGAGGGACAGGGCCACTGCGCTAGCCGAACTTGAGCGGGTAGTGTCAAAGCCGATTTCGGCCATCCTGACACCGCAGACAACGTCTGCCCCTTCCGATGCGTCGCCGGCAAATCAAATGGAGGAGACAAATGTATCGCCCTAAGAAAAACACGACTGGACGCTCTGGTCTTTACTGCCTGAGCATCGTCCTTCTCTTCGGAGCTGTCGGAGTGATTGCTACAGGCTGCACGCCGGACGACCAGGGAACGGACCCTGTTATCTCACCAGCGGGCGGGGCGGTCTCTCAGATTCTGGGATTTGTCTCAGACTTTGCGAGGCAACTGCTTGCGGCTTTTTTGTTTTAGAGGAGCGAGAAACGTGTCAGAAACCAAAGCTCAGTATTGGAAACGTCGAGGCATCCGGCAGGCTGCCTTGCTCATAGTGGGTCTTTTCGTCGGCGTCATCGGCACTCGCTACTGGATGAGTCGGGCCGACATAGACGGCGCTTCGACCAAGGGTGCATCAAAGGCAGCGCACTCCGCAGACCCGACTGACGAACACGGGC includes these proteins:
- a CDS encoding MinD/ParA/CobQ/CobA-like protein translates to MTNSNQQGVAIAVGNQKGGVGKTTNTVHIAAALGQQGFHCLIMDLDPAAGATKHLGIPVNSFAGALELLTTDETVETLAIAENMPQNVHLVPSRPQLSEIDNLVSKYVDRTRILERPIEQARAKYDFIFLDTGPSAAFTTTVAAYSTAEWFLLSAFPHPLSLGGLTEAFNDIADVRKHRNPGLEVLGVVFTNVDRRATKLRAQLEDVVNEALPGRRFDTSISQAVILPDASGRGKTLFQFPKFENIPVAQQYLRLSIEVEHRVRHREEFLQGMLGAPPFAAFDMPDSEAEQVAPALAANE
- a CDS encoding Outer membrane efflux protein, whose protein sequence is MNGLSFAKTLIGSIGACSLICGCAAVNAAHDYARARQTIMDATGSSSVFEPEEAGVVTAAVSERIADGITTDEAVEICLLNNPSLQAAFLNVGIARADLVQSGLLSNPTLALSIAFPEGGGRSNIQATLAQSIVDLWQIPVRKRQAARSLDAAILDLARQAAQIAIDTKAGYYSAVAADQTLLIARENLQLAEQLLEAAQARQQAGTVGELDVNLVRGTLYSAELETQRARLESSTARRRLAILLGLTDVAQTLVLTTPISIETPTPLDAERITDLALASRLDVQASRQEIEANRARVDLEYRKIFPDISIGAYLERNERRALPGRNIAADTARASVAAGQLTAPEIQSRGQREQERSQEIDSIFGPAFNLTLPIFDQNQAQIAKARFSYEQALKQLEAIERSVIQQVRQGVDQAETARSVAEYFRGKLLPQAQSNLDLSRESYAAGRASLIVLLDAQRVLLATRRDAIAAERDRATALAELERVVSKPISAILTPQTTSAPSDASPANQMEETNVSP